The genomic interval CGGGGTAGACCTTCTGGAAGCTGGTCGGCGTGTAGCGGTGGCTACAGAAGTGCTGCCAGGCCCGGTTGAAGAACGGCCGCTCGACGGCGGCGAGCACCTCGGTGCCCGGTCTGGTCCGCACCTGCAGCGCCCGCTGCTGCATCACGTAGCGCGTGGCGTCGAGGCCGTCGAGCAGCTCGGGCCCGGGGTGGATGAAGTCAGGCTCGAACTCCGCGGGGCCGACCCGCTCCACGGCGGAGGCGATCGGCTCGGCGAAGCCGGAGCCGTCCGGGAGGAGCCCGCTCTCGTGCGAGGCGATCACCGCTCCGCCGGCCTCGACGAAGGACTTGAGCTTCTCGCCGAAGGCGGCGTCCACCGGGACCTCGTCGGGAACGACGACCAGCCGGTAGCCGGAGAGGTCCTTCTCGCTGGTGATCAGGTCGAACTGCGTGCCCAGCTCGGTGAGCATCTTCACCACGCCGAAGTCGGTGCGGCCGTGGGTTTCATCCTGCCAGAGGCCCTCCGCGGTGGCGTACGCCTCGGGGTTCATCACCGCGACGTCGGTGACCGCTTCGGCCCCGCGGCACCAGGGCTCCTTGGCCTCGATGGCGTGGAAGACGTGGCCGATCAGCTTGTACGTCGTGGGGTCGAGCTCCCCATGGGGGTGCAGCTGGTCGCCGATGGAGCAGGCCCCGTTGAGCGCGAGCATCTGGAAGACCTCGTACTCCATCGCCGCCTCGTTCTTGTAGCCGTGGAAGTCGCCCCAGCTGCCGTGGAACTTGCCGGTCATCCCCAGGACCGGCTTGCCGAGCTCGCGGCCGCTGCGCTGGGCCACCGGGAAGTGCATGTAGCCCCAACCGCCCGAGGCGAGGCTCTCCACCTCGTAGTGCGTGTACGCCTCGGTGCTGGATCGGTGCCGCGGGCCGACGTGGCCGGCGTTGAAGTAGATCGTGCAGTCCGGGGTGTGCTGCGGCAGGCCGCGGATGAAGCGGGCCATGTCCAGCTTGAACGCGTCGATCACGCGGCGGGCGTAGGCCATCTGATCCGCGGGGTTCCGCGGGTCCTTGCCCTCTTTCAACATCGCCTTCAGCCAGCGGGCGTCGAAGGAGAACACGGGCACCACGATGTCGAACCAGAGCCCGTCGACGGGCATCAGCTCGAACAGCTCTCTCACGTGCTCCTTCAGAAACGACACGTAGCCGGGGTGGCTGACGTCGAGCCGGTCGTAGAAGCCGGCCTCCAGCGGGCCGCGGCCGGTGCCCCGGCCCTCCTCGTCGATGAGCATCCAGTCCCGGTGGGCGTCCCGGGTGAACTGATCCCACTGCACCGTCACGTAGATCGGGGCGCGGATGCCGCGGTCGTGGCAGGCGGCGATCTGGTCGGGCAGCAGGCTGGGCCGGGCCAGGTGCGGGTGGATCCGCTCGGGAAAGGCCTTGCTGGGGTAGTAGAGGTAGCCGTGGTGGCAGCGGGCGAAGAGGTTGATCGAATCGACCCCGGCGGCCGCGAGCGTGTCGCCGAAGCGGTCGGGGTCGAAGTCCTTGCCGACGCCTTCGATGTCGCCGGAGGTGTGGAAGTCGAGGTGGACCTGTCGATAGCGAAGCTTCATCGATGAACCTTCTACGCGATCCGCGGGCACCGTGCGCGGCCGGTCCGGGGGAGGACGGTCCGGGCGGCGCCCGCCGGGACCCATCGGCCCGACGCCGCCCGGGGAGCCCGACCCGCCGCGGCTGCGACCGCGAGCTCCCGCCGACCCCGGAGCCCCGGAGCATCGTGCGCCGTCTCCCGATCGGCCGGCGTCTGCGGGGCGCGTGCCTCGCCAGGGGGCGAAGCCGCACCGCCCCTGCGGCGCGCTGCGGCCGACGAAGCCGGGGCCACCACCCCCGCGGAGGCGGCCAGAGAAGGTCGCACGGTGCGCTAAGGTGCGCCGTTGCTTCCTGACGCACCCGATGCCGCACCGGAGGAGCCGGCCGATGCGCCGGCCGCGCCGGCCGGAGCCGCCCCGCCGCCCGCCGCGGATCGCCGCCGGCCGGGCCCGCTTTCGCTCGCGGTCCGCGGCGTGGTGGCGGTGGTGGTCGTCGCGGCCGGCGCCGCGGGGGCCTGGGCGCTGGTGGCGACGATGCCGGTGATCGATCTGGCCCCGGTGGAGGCGGTCGCGACGCCGGTCATCGTCTTCGACCCCTCGCCCCAGCCGGTCGCCCGGCCGTGGAGCGGGTACGGCACCGCGGAGGCGCTAACCGCCGCCGACGTGCCGGCGCGGGTGACGGCGACGGTGGCGTCGCTGGGTGAGGGCGTGCGGGACGGGGCCGCGGTGGGCGCCGGGCAGACGCTCGTGACGCTCGAGAGAGCAGACTTCGAGGACGAGGTGACGCGGCTGGAGTCGCTCGCGGCCGACGCCGACGCGCAGCTGCGGGAGCTGGACAGCCGCGAGGCCCGCCTCGACGAGCAGGCCGGCCTCCTGGAGGAGGACCTGGACCTGCAGACCCGGGAGCTCGAGCGGGTGAGCCGGCTGGAGGGTCGCAGCGTCGCCACCGGCCAGGACGTCGACCGGGCGCGGAGCCAGGTGCTCGCCGCGCGGTCGGCGCTGTCGGCGATGCGGCAGTCGCGGGAGTCGATCCCGACGCGGCGGGAGGCGCTCACGGCGACCGCGGCCGCCCTCGAAGCACAGCTGCGGGTGGCCCGCCGCAACCTGGGCCGGACGACGATCAAGAGCCCGATCCGCGGCTACCTGCAGTCGCTCGACGTCGAGGCCGGTGAGGCCGTCTCGCCGGGGCAGCGGGTGGCTCGCGTGGTGGATCCGGCGGTGGT from Phycisphaera mikurensis NBRC 102666 carries:
- a CDS encoding beta-galactosidase trimerization domain-containing protein, coding for MKLRYRQVHLDFHTSGDIEGVGKDFDPDRFGDTLAAAGVDSINLFARCHHGYLYYPSKAFPERIHPHLARPSLLPDQIAACHDRGIRAPIYVTVQWDQFTRDAHRDWMLIDEEGRGTGRGPLEAGFYDRLDVSHPGYVSFLKEHVRELFELMPVDGLWFDIVVPVFSFDARWLKAMLKEGKDPRNPADQMAYARRVIDAFKLDMARFIRGLPQHTPDCTIYFNAGHVGPRHRSSTEAYTHYEVESLASGGWGYMHFPVAQRSGRELGKPVLGMTGKFHGSWGDFHGYKNEAAMEYEVFQMLALNGACSIGDQLHPHGELDPTTYKLIGHVFHAIEAKEPWCRGAEAVTDVAVMNPEAYATAEGLWQDETHGRTDFGVVKMLTELGTQFDLITSEKDLSGYRLVVVPDEVPVDAAFGEKLKSFVEAGGAVIASHESGLLPDGSGFAEPIASAVERVGPAEFEPDFIHPGPELLDGLDATRYVMQQRALQVRTRPGTEVLAAVERPFFNRAWQHFCSHRYTPTSFQKVYPGVTEKRIGGGRVIYFAHPVFRSYHEQAPRWIKRLVRNAMRRVLPDPIVEHDGPSSLQVSLNRQPEQGRRVLHLLHYIPERRGQAFDVIEDAIPLHGLKLTVRGSAGVASVKRVPGGEPIGFDLDGETLTFTVPKLVGHAMIEIA
- a CDS encoding efflux RND transporter periplasmic adaptor subunit, which gives rise to MLPDAPDAAPEEPADAPAAPAGAAPPPAADRRRPGPLSLAVRGVVAVVVVAAGAAGAWALVATMPVIDLAPVEAVATPVIVFDPSPQPVARPWSGYGTAEALTAADVPARVTATVASLGEGVRDGAAVGAGQTLVTLERADFEDEVTRLESLAADADAQLRELDSREARLDEQAGLLEEDLDLQTRELERVSRLEGRSVATGQDVDRARSQVLAARSALSAMRQSRESIPTRREALTATAAALEAQLRVARRNLGRTTIKSPIRGYLQSLDVEAGEAVSPGQRVARVVDPAVVEVPLKLPAGARRGVRVGDPVELRSSWDLREREGGAPAEGENPAWTGKILRINPTDDAQTRTLTVYVVLDQADTPAAERLAPGLFVAGTVTAGEPTPRVVVPRRSLRRGRVQLVGPDAEGRPRVRSVPVSVDFHLRARLPGTGLPDDQWAVLDAPLPAGERVVLTANASLLDGQAVDPRDAAARGER